In a single window of the Desulfovibrio aminophilus DSM 12254 genome:
- the pseB gene encoding UDP-N-acetylglucosamine 4,6-dehydratase (inverting): protein MLNDKNIIVLGGTGSFGQKFVETVLARYTPRRLIIFSRDEYKQYKMSQRFNTSAHPCIRYFIGDVRDRDRLYRSFDGIDYVVHAAALKHVPVAEYNPEEAIKTNIFGASNIINAAIDCGVKKVIALSTDKAANPINLYGATKLCSDKLFVAGNNYVGKKDTRMSVVRYGNVVGSSGSVIPFFLKKRAEGRLPITDLRMTRFWITLQQGVDFVLFCLENMVGGELFVPKMPSTSIVDLAKAIAPECALDVIGIRPGEKLHEVIIPTDESHNALEYDNHFIIKPTFNFFERRFCANGCRPVPDGFQYDSQSNSWHLSVEEIREMIANLPPVAA from the coding sequence ATGCTCAACGACAAGAACATCATCGTCCTCGGCGGCACCGGGTCCTTCGGCCAGAAATTCGTGGAGACGGTGCTCGCCCGCTACACGCCCAGGCGGCTCATCATCTTCAGCCGCGACGAGTACAAGCAGTACAAGATGTCCCAGCGTTTCAACACCTCCGCGCACCCCTGCATCCGCTACTTCATCGGCGACGTGCGCGACCGCGACCGCCTCTACCGCTCCTTCGACGGCATCGACTACGTGGTCCACGCCGCCGCCCTCAAGCACGTCCCGGTGGCCGAGTACAACCCCGAGGAAGCCATCAAGACGAACATCTTCGGGGCCTCGAACATCATCAACGCGGCCATCGACTGCGGGGTCAAGAAGGTCATCGCCCTGAGCACCGACAAGGCCGCCAACCCCATCAACCTCTACGGCGCGACCAAGCTGTGCAGCGACAAGCTGTTCGTGGCCGGAAACAACTACGTGGGCAAAAAGGACACCCGCATGTCCGTGGTCCGCTACGGCAACGTGGTGGGCAGCAGCGGCAGCGTCATCCCCTTCTTTCTCAAGAAACGGGCCGAGGGACGTCTGCCGATCACCGATCTGCGCATGACCCGTTTCTGGATCACCCTGCAGCAGGGCGTGGATTTCGTGCTCTTCTGCCTGGAGAACATGGTCGGCGGCGAACTCTTCGTGCCCAAGATGCCGAGCACCTCCATCGTGGACCTGGCCAAGGCCATCGCCCCGGAGTGCGCCCTGGACGTGATCGGCATCCGCCCCGGCGAGAAGCTCCACGAGGTCATCATCCCCACGGACGAGTCCCACAACGCCCTGGAGTACGACAACCACTTCATCATCAAGCCGACCTTCAACTTCTTCGAGCGCCGCTTCTGCGCCAACGGCTGCCGCCCGGTGCCCGACGGCTTCCAGTACGACTCCCAGAGCAATTCCTGGCACCTCTCCGTGGAGGAGATCCGGGAGATGATCGCCAATCTGCCCCCCGTGGCGGCGTAG
- a CDS encoding N-acetylneuraminate synthase family protein has product MNGFVPMVELEGRCIGPGRPVFVIAEIGINHNGDLDLARRSVDAAAEAGADCVKFQTFRAEEFMADRELEYEYLSAGTPVREKMYEMFKRLELPFAWHRTLFEHARSRGLVPLTSVADPLCVEAALEAGAGAFKLASEDLINLPLLDSVAARGLPLILSTGMADEEEIADALDVLRRRGADRTIFLHCVSLYPTRDEETNLRRMTALARVTGAVTGYSDHTLGSEACLAAVALGACVLEKHFTLDRSLPGPDHSLSADPRELADLVRSVRRVEAMLGGESLEIAAREREFRHAFRRSVVAARPLRRGTVLTADDLTLKRPGSGLRAREIPRLLGRVLDRDLPGDAQIAWGMLQTERNS; this is encoded by the coding sequence ATGAACGGGTTCGTCCCGATGGTGGAACTGGAGGGCCGTTGCATCGGCCCAGGCCGGCCGGTCTTCGTCATCGCCGAGATCGGGATCAACCACAACGGCGACCTGGATCTGGCCCGCCGCAGCGTGGACGCGGCGGCCGAGGCCGGGGCGGACTGCGTCAAATTCCAGACGTTCCGGGCCGAGGAATTCATGGCCGACCGGGAGCTGGAATACGAATATCTTTCCGCCGGAACGCCCGTGCGCGAAAAGATGTACGAGATGTTCAAACGCCTGGAGCTGCCCTTCGCCTGGCACCGGACGCTTTTCGAACACGCCCGTTCCAGGGGCCTCGTTCCGCTCACCTCGGTGGCCGACCCGCTCTGCGTCGAGGCCGCCCTGGAGGCCGGAGCCGGAGCCTTCAAGCTGGCCTCCGAGGATCTCATCAACCTGCCCCTGCTGGACTCTGTCGCCGCCCGGGGCCTGCCCCTGATCCTCTCCACCGGCATGGCCGACGAGGAGGAGATCGCCGACGCCCTGGACGTGCTCAGGCGGCGCGGCGCCGATCGGACGATCTTCCTGCACTGCGTCTCGCTCTATCCGACGCGCGACGAGGAGACCAATCTGCGGCGCATGACGGCCCTGGCGCGGGTCACCGGAGCCGTGACCGGCTATTCCGACCACACCCTGGGCTCCGAAGCCTGTCTGGCCGCCGTGGCCCTGGGGGCTTGCGTCCTGGAGAAGCACTTCACCCTGGATCGTTCCCTGCCCGGCCCGGACCACTCCCTGAGCGCCGATCCCCGGGAACTGGCCGACCTCGTGCGCTCGGTGCGCCGCGTGGAGGCCATGCTCGGCGGAGAAAGCCTGGAAATCGCCGCGCGCGAGCGGGAATTCCGGCACGCATTTCGCAGATCGGTGGTCGCGGCGCGCCCCTTGCGGCGCGGGACCGTGCTGACCGCCGATGACCTGACCCTCAAACGTCCCGGTTCCGGTCTTCGGGCCCGGGAAATCCCCCGGCTTCTCGGCCGCGTCCTGGACAGGGATCTGCCCGGGGACGCCCAGATCGCCTGGGGCATGCTGCAAACGGAGCGGAACTCATGA
- a CDS encoding amidohydrolase family protein, with protein MLDAHVYSLPARLRDPAVDLPPGDEAVARAIHRHPEGPHALSLSAPEAIRESMDRCGIRRSVLVSFPWNCPGLCRENNDHVLGQAAADPRFLAVCSARPGLPGWEEEVRRTLAAGAAGIKINPVWQHLELDGPEVLELAALAEEAGTFLMVHVDHAYRRSPASPARLFALAERRPGLRILAAHLGGLLGLYALHPPVARTLANVWFDTAVSSTLEMVGFCHRAGLAERLVFGSDFPFNHCHDQITVLEGLRRLGLPPADLEALLEGNFLRLARIAPEKRP; from the coding sequence ATGCTTGACGCCCACGTCTACAGCCTGCCCGCCCGGCTGCGCGACCCGGCCGTGGACCTGCCGCCCGGCGACGAGGCCGTGGCCCGCGCCATCCATCGCCACCCCGAAGGGCCCCACGCGCTCTCACTCTCGGCGCCGGAGGCCATCCGGGAATCCATGGACCGCTGCGGCATCCGGCGCAGCGTCCTGGTGAGCTTTCCCTGGAACTGCCCCGGGCTGTGCCGGGAGAACAACGACCATGTGCTCGGGCAGGCGGCCGCCGATCCGCGTTTCCTGGCCGTGTGCTCGGCGCGTCCGGGCCTGCCGGGATGGGAGGAGGAGGTCCGGCGGACCCTGGCCGCGGGCGCGGCGGGCATCAAGATCAACCCGGTCTGGCAACACCTGGAGCTGGACGGGCCCGAGGTTCTCGAACTGGCGGCCCTGGCCGAGGAGGCCGGAACCTTTCTCATGGTCCACGTGGACCACGCCTACCGCCGCTCCCCGGCGTCGCCCGCCCGGCTCTTCGCCTTGGCCGAGCGCAGGCCCGGCCTGCGCATCCTGGCCGCCCACCTGGGCGGGCTGCTGGGCCTCTACGCCCTGCATCCCCCGGTGGCCCGGACCCTGGCCAACGTCTGGTTCGACACCGCCGTCTCCTCCACCCTGGAGATGGTGGGCTTCTGCCACCGCGCCGGGCTGGCCGAGCGCCTCGTCTTCGGCTCGGACTTCCCCTTCAACCACTGCCACGACCAGATCACGGTCCTGGAGGGCCTGCGCCGCCTGGGGCTGCCGCCCGCCGACCTGGAGGCCCTGCTGGAGGGCAACTTCCTGCGACTGGCCCGGATCGCCCCGGAGAAACGGCCATGA
- a CDS encoding DegT/DnrJ/EryC1/StrS family aminotransferase: MRGIDHGILLAALDPDAPGRAAALAALSGPDVPAATDEEILAFLESAPEQPSAAAFWRELRDGGRVRVLPASPAAFEAVLDRAAQGRAEDVRAARTALTLVEAGIDTLLTACPKRYPELPGLTLERLQPGSDPVSRYGRQWLDEADLAAVTRALRSDWLTTGPTVERFERAVARVAGAAHGVAVSSGTAALHCAMAALDIGPGDEVLVPPLTFSATANCVVYQGGTPVFADVEPGTLLLDPEAVRRAVTPRTRAIIAVDYTGQPCDYGSLRAITREHGLALVADACHSLGASENGHPAGSLADITCFSFHPVKHITTGEGGMLVTDDPALAEAARRFRNHGITADFRQRERSASFAYDIPRLGRNYRLPEFNCALGLSQLNKLPLFLARRRELAETYRQALAGVATLAPLALRPEVEHAYHLFVVRARTESIRDSLFAALRGRGVGVNVHYIPVHLLDFYRRTLHTGPGLCPEAEAAFETILTLPLHPGMRPGDARRVAGLIMECLENGQKNNEPNA, from the coding sequence GTGCGCGGCATCGACCACGGCATTCTCCTGGCGGCCCTGGACCCGGACGCCCCCGGCCGCGCGGCCGCCCTCGCGGCGCTCTCCGGCCCGGACGTTCCGGCCGCGACCGACGAGGAGATTCTCGCCTTCCTGGAGAGTGCGCCGGAACAGCCCAGCGCGGCGGCCTTCTGGCGGGAGTTGCGGGACGGCGGCCGAGTCCGCGTCCTGCCCGCTTCGCCGGCGGCCTTCGAGGCGGTCCTGGACCGGGCGGCCCAAGGCCGCGCTGAGGACGTCCGGGCCGCGCGGACGGCCCTGACCCTGGTCGAGGCCGGGATCGACACGCTGCTGACCGCTTGTCCCAAACGCTACCCCGAACTTCCGGGCCTGACGCTGGAACGGCTCCAGCCCGGCTCCGACCCGGTGTCCCGCTATGGACGGCAATGGCTGGACGAGGCCGATCTGGCCGCCGTGACCAGGGCCCTGCGCTCCGACTGGCTGACTACCGGACCGACGGTGGAGCGCTTCGAACGGGCCGTGGCCCGCGTGGCCGGAGCGGCGCACGGCGTGGCCGTTTCCAGCGGCACGGCGGCCCTGCACTGCGCCATGGCCGCCCTGGACATCGGCCCGGGCGACGAGGTGCTGGTCCCGCCCCTGACCTTTTCGGCCACGGCCAACTGCGTGGTCTACCAGGGCGGCACCCCGGTCTTCGCGGACGTGGAGCCCGGAACCCTGCTCCTGGACCCCGAGGCCGTGCGTCGGGCCGTGACCCCGCGCACCCGGGCGATCATCGCCGTGGACTACACGGGCCAACCCTGCGACTACGGCTCCCTGCGCGCCATCACCCGGGAACACGGCCTGGCGCTGGTGGCCGACGCCTGCCATTCCCTCGGGGCCTCGGAAAACGGCCATCCGGCGGGAAGCCTCGCGGACATCACCTGCTTCAGTTTCCATCCGGTGAAGCACATCACCACCGGCGAGGGCGGCATGCTCGTCACCGACGACCCGGCCCTGGCCGAGGCCGCCCGGCGCTTCCGCAATCACGGCATCACCGCGGATTTCCGCCAGCGGGAACGCTCGGCCAGCTTCGCCTACGACATCCCCCGGCTCGGCCGCAACTACCGGCTCCCCGAGTTCAACTGCGCCCTGGGTCTCTCGCAACTGAACAAGCTGCCACTGTTTTTGGCCCGGCGGCGGGAACTGGCCGAGACCTATCGCCAAGCCCTGGCCGGTGTCGCGACCCTCGCCCCCCTGGCACTCCGGCCCGAAGTGGAGCACGCCTACCACCTGTTCGTGGTCCGGGCGCGCACCGAGTCCATCCGCGACAGCCTCTTCGCCGCCCTGCGCGGCAGGGGCGTCGGCGTCAACGTCCACTACATCCCAGTGCATCTTCTTGATTTCTATCGCCGCACCCTGCACACCGGGCCGGGCCTCTGCCCAGAGGCCGAGGCCGCCTTCGAAACGATCCTGACCCTGCCCCTCCATCCGGGAATGCGCCCCGGGGACGCCCGGCGCGTGGCCGGACTAATCATGGAATGCCTGGAGAACGGACAAAAAAACAACGAGCCGAACGCATGA
- a CDS encoding formyltransferase family protein — MDARMALVGRGLNRDGWAPVLRLLRERNVSWGVHEAPESLTEPCDLGLLLGCSRLLPPETLNLARLGFVVLHSSDLPLGRGFAPIYNTLTRGLPLVQTLLFAASGADSGDILAKARYPLDGDETEEEVRRIDDALSVLLLEATLDDLLAGAARGVPQDEARASWWPRRRAEDSRLDPTRSVAELFDHLRALPAEAPAFFEHRGRRFALRLEALGPARDFDPRRVILERHND, encoded by the coding sequence ATGGACGCGCGCATGGCCCTGGTGGGACGCGGCCTGAACCGCGACGGATGGGCGCCGGTGCTCCGGCTCCTTCGGGAGCGGAACGTCTCCTGGGGCGTACACGAGGCCCCCGAGTCCCTCACGGAGCCCTGCGATCTGGGCCTGCTCCTGGGGTGTTCACGGCTGCTGCCACCCGAGACCCTGAACCTGGCCCGGCTCGGCTTCGTGGTCCTGCATTCCAGCGACCTGCCCCTGGGACGGGGCTTCGCGCCGATCTACAACACCCTCACCCGGGGCCTGCCCCTGGTGCAGACGCTGCTCTTCGCCGCGAGCGGAGCCGACTCCGGCGACATCCTGGCCAAGGCCCGCTATCCCCTGGACGGCGACGAGACCGAGGAGGAGGTGCGGCGCATCGACGACGCCCTCTCGGTCCTGCTCCTGGAGGCGACCCTGGACGACCTGCTGGCCGGAGCGGCGCGCGGCGTCCCCCAGGACGAGGCCCGGGCCTCCTGGTGGCCCCGGCGGCGCGCCGAGGATTCGCGCCTGGACCCCACACGCAGCGTCGCCGAACTGTTCGATCACCTACGCGCCCTCCCGGCCGAGGCTCCAGCCTTCTTCGAGCACCGGGGACGGCGCTTCGCCCTGCGCCTGGAAGCCCTCGGCCCGGCCCGGGACTTCGACCCCCGCCGGGTCATCCTGGAACGCCACAATGACTGA
- a CDS encoding methyltransferase domain-containing protein, producing the protein MTESGHNARVAIFCDCLPSTGIGHAVRCLALGRELEARGALVRHVLAEGSATEPHRIAGVVPDLLAAAPDSPDLAGILDNFLRRTEADLLVADSYLARPAFYADLAAARPTLPVLAFDDQGEKAGLPLLGVLATGLAAEPDPFPGRFAPFSAVGPEFFPLSETCRRTFERAPRHDGRLERLLLVMGGSDPEGQTVRLARLLRTLDNLPEVHVVAGPLFGDTAELRRTLADDPRFRLHESPPDLHALAASCDLVFTGAGITLVELLSLGVPVAALILADNQEPAARALGKREMGIVLGRFDQLDDEELLAAARRAMADPERLERSAAKGRALIDGRGAGRLADKILEILARYRGETFAADEVVEEYRRASAHPEPYRKALWGSAEGMTNRFLLALEALGPGPLGSWCDVGCGTGDFLLTAESAREVESCTGLDLSPEMIAFASGRDFRTRDRRFLRQSFLEPVPGAPFDLVTCLGVLQKCGLGLKRAVRGLARMVRPGGRVLVSTKNLDWKAFDAPGFLPYPGHHWFRPAQIREAFEEAGLRLEFLRGMDTRTKTFQAPEDSHNLLVLGVREGGHA; encoded by the coding sequence ATGACTGAGTCCGGACACAACGCCCGCGTGGCCATCTTCTGCGACTGCCTGCCCTCCACCGGGATCGGCCACGCCGTCCGCTGTCTCGCCCTGGGCCGGGAGCTGGAGGCCCGGGGAGCGCTGGTGCGCCATGTCCTGGCCGAAGGCTCGGCCACGGAGCCGCACCGCATCGCGGGCGTTGTTCCCGATCTGCTGGCCGCCGCGCCGGACTCCCCGGACCTGGCCGGGATCTTGGATAACTTTCTGCGCCGGACGGAGGCCGATCTTCTCGTGGCGGACTCCTACCTGGCCCGGCCCGCCTTCTACGCCGACCTGGCGGCCGCCCGCCCCACTTTGCCGGTGCTGGCCTTCGACGACCAAGGCGAAAAGGCCGGACTGCCCCTGCTCGGGGTGCTGGCCACGGGGCTCGCCGCCGAGCCGGACCCATTCCCCGGACGATTCGCGCCCTTCAGCGCCGTGGGGCCGGAATTCTTCCCCCTCTCCGAGACCTGCCGCCGCACGTTTGAACGCGCCCCGCGCCATGACGGCCGCCTGGAACGGCTTCTGCTGGTCATGGGCGGCTCGGACCCCGAAGGCCAGACCGTGCGGCTGGCGCGCCTCCTGCGGACCCTGGATAATCTCCCGGAAGTCCACGTGGTGGCGGGCCCCCTGTTCGGCGACACGGCCGAGCTGCGCCGGACCCTGGCGGACGACCCGCGCTTCCGTCTGCACGAGTCCCCGCCCGATCTTCACGCCCTGGCCGCGAGCTGCGACCTGGTCTTCACCGGCGCGGGGATCACCCTCGTGGAGCTTCTCTCCCTGGGAGTGCCCGTCGCCGCCCTGATCTTGGCCGACAACCAGGAACCCGCCGCCCGCGCCCTGGGAAAACGGGAGATGGGCATCGTCCTGGGCCGTTTCGACCAGCTGGACGACGAGGAGCTTCTCGCGGCCGCGCGCCGGGCCATGGCGGACCCGGAACGGCTGGAGCGGTCGGCCGCGAAGGGCCGGGCGCTGATCGACGGGCGGGGAGCGGGGCGGCTGGCCGACAAGATTCTGGAAATCCTGGCCCGCTACCGGGGCGAGACCTTCGCCGCCGACGAGGTGGTCGAGGAATACCGCCGAGCCTCGGCGCATCCCGAACCCTACCGCAAGGCCCTCTGGGGCTCGGCCGAAGGCATGACGAACCGTTTTCTTCTGGCCCTGGAGGCCCTGGGCCCCGGACCGCTCGGCTCCTGGTGCGACGTGGGCTGCGGCACCGGGGACTTCCTCCTGACCGCCGAATCCGCGCGGGAGGTGGAGTCCTGCACGGGCCTGGACCTGAGCCCGGAAATGATCGCCTTCGCCTCGGGCCGCGACTTCCGCACCCGCGACCGCCGTTTTCTCCGGCAGTCCTTCCTGGAACCGGTGCCGGGCGCGCCCTTCGACCTGGTCACCTGCCTGGGTGTGCTCCAGAAGTGCGGCCTGGGTCTGAAGCGGGCCGTGCGCGGCCTGGCCCGCATGGTCCGGCCCGGCGGCCGCGTCCTGGTGAGCACAAAGAATCTCGACTGGAAGGCCTTCGACGCCCCCGGCTTCCTGCCCTACCCCGGCCACCACTGGTTCCGTCCGGCCCAGATCCGGGAGGCCTTCGAGGAGGCCGGACTGCGCCTGGAGTTCCTGCGCGGCATGGACACCCGGACCAAAACGTTCCAGGCCCCGGAAGACTCCCACAACCTGCTCGTGCTGGGCGTCAGGGAGGGCGGCCATGCTTGA
- a CDS encoding WbqC family protein, whose amino-acid sequence MTVVSGHQPAYLPWLGLLHKTSLCDVFVFMDDVQFLDRDFIHRNRVMAPDGKVFWLTVPVARKESESPRIKDIRIAEGGGRPDWRKAHWLTLQTCYGKAPFFREYAPFFQWLYLENRWERLADLNRAIFDQALEWFGLSPRVVTGSEQNFQGRKSDLVLEHGLRFEADTVVTGAMGRDYIRCGDFEARGIRVVFQDYVHPVYDQGREPFTSRLSFVDLLFRRGPESAAVCLSGNLSRSAL is encoded by the coding sequence ATGACCGTGGTCAGCGGCCACCAGCCCGCCTACCTCCCCTGGCTCGGGCTCCTGCACAAGACCAGCCTGTGCGACGTCTTCGTCTTCATGGACGACGTGCAGTTCCTGGACCGCGACTTCATCCACCGCAACCGGGTCATGGCCCCGGACGGCAAGGTTTTCTGGCTCACCGTACCGGTGGCCCGCAAGGAATCCGAATCCCCGCGCATCAAGGACATCAGGATCGCCGAGGGCGGCGGCAGGCCGGACTGGCGCAAGGCCCACTGGCTCACGCTCCAGACATGCTACGGCAAGGCCCCCTTCTTCCGGGAATACGCCCCGTTCTTCCAATGGCTCTACCTGGAGAACCGCTGGGAGCGGCTGGCCGACCTGAACCGGGCCATTTTCGACCAGGCATTGGAATGGTTCGGCCTCTCCCCCCGGGTCGTCACCGGCTCGGAGCAGAACTTCCAGGGCAGGAAATCAGACCTGGTCCTGGAACACGGCCTGCGTTTCGAGGCCGACACCGTGGTCACCGGGGCCATGGGGCGGGACTACATCCGTTGCGGGGACTTCGAGGCCCGAGGCATCCGGGTGGTCTTCCAAGACTACGTCCATCCCGTCTACGACCAGGGCCGGGAGCCCTTCACGTCGCGCCTGTCCTTCGTGGACCTCCTCTTCCGGCGCGGCCCGGAGAGCGCCGCCGTCTGCCTCTCCGGCAACCTCTCGAGGAGCGCGCTATGA
- a CDS encoding radical SAM/SPASM domain-containing protein, which produces MKAQTTPRENFQKLINRFVDQLAFARNPSEEAPAFPQHIHIEPTNACNLRCIHCVQDTMSRKRGFMDMEIFRRIIDEIGPLGCAITLDVQGEPLLHPRALDMVAYAKAAGCHVSLLTNATLLDAAKSARLIELGLDRVVFSFDAVDPELYERIRLRSKFKPTLANILEFLRQNVEAGSPTFVCASIIHQEATRGHLEDYKRYFTELPVNTIFVSELLNMSGHSRVSGEIDLSGKSGVEKDARPICRVPWENITVNWDGRVCSCPLDFEVSCPVGDVHSQSLNEIWTSGAFRAFRRAHLDRDYARFEKDQTLCSACNCLWDPEYDLRAYDGFVKKAIVRQASHYATALAEKKDDSGMEAKRAALMARIEELKAAD; this is translated from the coding sequence ATGAAGGCCCAGACCACGCCCCGCGAAAACTTCCAGAAGCTCATCAACCGTTTCGTGGACCAGCTCGCCTTCGCCCGGAACCCCTCGGAGGAGGCCCCGGCCTTCCCCCAGCACATCCACATCGAGCCGACCAACGCCTGCAACCTGCGCTGCATCCACTGCGTGCAGGACACCATGTCGCGCAAGCGCGGCTTCATGGACATGGAAATCTTCCGCCGGATCATCGACGAGATCGGACCGTTGGGCTGCGCCATCACCCTGGACGTGCAGGGCGAACCCCTGCTCCATCCCCGGGCCCTGGACATGGTGGCCTACGCCAAGGCCGCCGGGTGCCACGTCTCGCTGCTGACCAACGCCACGCTCCTGGACGCGGCCAAATCCGCCCGGCTGATCGAACTGGGCCTGGACCGCGTGGTCTTCTCCTTCGACGCCGTGGACCCCGAGCTGTACGAACGCATCCGCCTGCGCTCCAAGTTCAAGCCCACCCTGGCCAACATCCTGGAGTTCCTGCGCCAAAACGTGGAGGCGGGCTCCCCCACCTTCGTCTGCGCCTCCATCATCCACCAGGAGGCCACGCGCGGGCACCTGGAGGACTACAAGCGCTATTTCACGGAGCTGCCGGTGAACACCATCTTCGTCAGCGAACTGCTCAACATGTCCGGCCACTCCCGCGTCTCCGGCGAAATCGACCTCTCCGGCAAATCCGGCGTGGAGAAGGACGCGCGCCCCATCTGCCGGGTGCCCTGGGAAAACATCACCGTGAACTGGGACGGCCGAGTCTGCTCCTGCCCCTTGGACTTCGAGGTTTCCTGCCCGGTGGGCGACGTCCATTCCCAGTCCCTGAACGAAATTTGGACGAGCGGCGCCTTCCGGGCCTTCCGCCGGGCGCACCTGGACCGCGACTACGCCCGCTTCGAAAAAGACCAGACCCTCTGTTCAGCCTGCAACTGCCTCTGGGATCCGGAATACGACTTGCGGGCCTATGACGGGTTCGTGAAGAAGGCCATCGTGCGCCAAGCCTCGCATTACGCGACCGCCCTGGCCGAAAAGAAGGACGATTCGGGAATGGAGGCCAAGCGCGCCGCGCTCATGGCCCGCATCGAGGAACTCAAGGCCGCGGACTGA
- a CDS encoding pseudaminic acid biosynthesis-associated methylase has translation MSETNRTQSEQEALWAGSFGDDYIQRNDRNNPRWNSAAFFARILSRTGGVRSILEFGPNVGSNLDSIHRLLPQVELHAVEINPTAAERLRGLGFLAEVHQGSALDFQPARAYDLAFTKGVLIHMNPDDLPAMYDVMHAASSRYILLAEYYNPTPVAVPYRGHGNQLFKRDFAGEFLDRHPDTRLVDYGFAYRRDNTFPMDDFTWFLLEKVGR, from the coding sequence ATGAGCGAAACGAATCGAACCCAGTCCGAGCAGGAGGCCCTCTGGGCCGGAAGCTTCGGGGACGACTACATCCAGCGCAACGATCGGAACAACCCGCGCTGGAACTCCGCGGCCTTCTTCGCCCGCATACTATCGCGCACCGGCGGCGTGCGCAGCATCCTGGAGTTCGGCCCCAACGTGGGCTCCAACCTGGACTCCATCCACCGCCTCCTGCCCCAGGTCGAACTGCACGCCGTGGAGATCAACCCCACGGCCGCCGAACGGCTGCGCGGCCTGGGCTTCCTGGCCGAGGTGCACCAGGGCTCGGCCCTGGATTTCCAGCCCGCGCGCGCCTACGACCTGGCCTTCACCAAGGGCGTGCTCATCCACATGAACCCGGACGACCTTCCGGCCATGTACGACGTCATGCACGCCGCCAGTTCGCGCTACATCCTCCTGGCCGAGTACTACAACCCGACGCCTGTGGCCGTGCCCTACCGGGGCCACGGCAATCAGCTCTTCAAGCGCGACTTCGCCGGGGAATTCCTGGACCGTCACCCGGACACGCGGCTGGTGGATTACGGCTTCGCCTACCGCCGCGACAACACCTTCCCCATGGACGACTTCACCTGGTTCCTCCTGGAGAAGGTCGGACGCTGA